TTCCAGGTTGGCGGTCCAGCCGTCGCCCAGCTGGGCACGGAAGCTGGCCAAGTCCTCCTGGTACAGCACCTCGAAATCGAGGTCTTCAAGCAGTTGCGGAGCGGGCAGTTTCGACAGGTCGACCTGGCTCATACCGTCACCTCCACCAGGGCGTCATCCCCCAGGTAACGACCGCTCAAGGCCAGGCTGACCTGGCCATCGAGCACCGCGACGACCTTGACCCGCTCCAGCTTCAGCCGCGGCTCCCAGCGCCCCAGGGCCCTGGCCACCTCGGCCTGCACCGCACTCTTCCAGCCTTCGTTGACCGGCAGGTCGACGTAACGGCGCAGCTGGCTGCCGTACTCCGGACGCATGCGCCGGCTGCCCAACGGCGTGGTGAGAATGTCCTCGATGGATTGACGCAGGTGGGCCACGCCCGACAGGGGCTGGCCGGTGCGGCGGTCCATGCCGATCATGGGGCACCTCCTGGAATTGAGGCTCCAGGTAGCCTGTTCGGATAGCGCATGGTTATCACCTGGCAGGCAGGAAAGGGTTGCCCGGACAAGCCGGACAGCCGTTTCAGGAGACGAAGTCGTAGGTCAGGGCGATGGCCGCCGTGGCGTTGTTGGCGACGGTCCACAGGCCGTAACCCGCCGGGATGAACAGCTGATAAGGCAGGGTGTACTGCGAATCAATGCCGCCGTTGATCCCGCCCATGATGGCGTGGACGCTCATGTCACCGAGGTAGGCCGGCGCCTTCGGGCCGGTGTACAGGTTGAGGATGCCGCCGCCGGTGCACAGGGTGGCAGTGCGCAGGTACACGCCATCCTTGTTATCCGCGGCGCTGAAGACCTGGCTGACGGCGGTTGGGTGGGCGTTGAAGAAATGCTTGCCGACTTTTACTGCTTCCATGTTGCTTTACCTTTTGAGTCGAAATGATGGGTCGCGGCACATGCCGCGCTCATGTCGCTCAATGGCGATCTTGCTGGGCTCAAGGCCTTAGGCTCTGTACGAAATGTATCTGCACTCGCCCATACTGCGTTGAAACGGGGCTCGGAATGCTCATGTACTCCAGTACAGTCGGGCGCGACCCCGGCCGTTCCGCCCCCCGTTTCGCCTTGTCTGGCCTTCGCGCAGACACATTTCGTACAGGCCTTGGTTCAGTGCTTGTGGTTGGCGGTGTTGCCGGCCGTGTCGATGATCCGGCCACCGCCGTTGATGTCGCCGCTGACCGTCAGCGGGCCGTTGATGGCAACCTTGCCGGTCAGGGTGATCGACGCGGCGTCGAGAGTGATGGCGTTGTCGCTGACCACCAGGGTGCTGGCGCCGACCTTGACCGTGGCCTGGCCGCTGGGCAGCTGGATGTCATAGCGTTTGGCCTGCCAGTCGTAGGCCAGTGAGCCGCCATCGTCGAAGCGCCAGACCTCGACATGGTCGCGGTTGTCCGGCGCCGTCCCGGCATTGCCGTACAACCCCGCGACGAAGGTGCCCAAGGCCGGTTCGCCGCTGGGGCTGATCAACACGCCCTGCTCGTCCAGGCTCGGTGCCCGCCAATGGCGGGCCTTGCCGGCAGCCTGGGCATGCCAGCGCACCCAGGCGCTGGTCCAGCCGCCGCCGTCGGACACCCGTACCCGGGCCGCGGCCAGGTCCACCGCCACTACCCGGCAGGGAATCACCAGGCTGGCCAGCATGCGATCGTGCATGGCGCTGGCGTAGCTCATGCCAGGTCCTCCGGTGACAGGTACTTGTCCTGGTTGCCGGGCCCGGTGTCCGGCGCGAAGCCCAGCATCAGGCTGCCCGCCGGCTGGTCGGGCCAGGGCCACTGGACACTGCCCAGCAGGACCGGTTGCTCCCATTGCACCCGCCAGGAAGTGCCCTCGGCTTCGGCGAGGATGTCCCGTGCGCCCTCGACGTAATCAAGCCCCCAGGACTGCTGGCGCAGCACATCGATCAGCTGCGCCGCCAGCACGCCGGCCTGCGTCCGTGCCTGCGCGGGGGTGCCCTGGGCGGTGACGCGGGCCTCGAAGGTCGCCATCAGCAATGAGCGACCGTCACGCAGCGCCTCGTCGCCACGCATGCGCAACACGCCATGGACCAAGGCCGGCAAGGCTGGTTCGAGCGTGACGTCGCCCTCCGTGGCGACCGTGGCGAAGGCCGGCAACGTCGCCCGCAGGGTGGAGGTGACGGCCGCGTACAACTGGGCCAGTTCGCTCATGCTTGTGCTCCTTGAACGCTCGGTTCGACGAAGGCCGGGCCCGTTAAGGCCCGGCGCCCGACTCAGAAGTGCCAGGTCCAGATGTCGATCGGCTTCTGGTCAGGGTTGATCTTGCGGATATGGCGATAGGTCGGCTGGAAGCCGAAGCGCGCCCATACCGGTTTCTCGTCGAGGATGGCGATGCTGCCGTTGGCCTGCAGGCGCAGCACAGCGCTGGCATGGCCGCCGGTATGCGAGTGCCACAGCACCGCATTGCCGGCACCGTAGACCACCAGGTTGCCGTCACCCTGGAACACCGCGCGCACGGCGCCCTTGCCTTGAGTGCCGGCGTTCCAGGTGGCCGCGCCGTTCGGGCCATAGGCCACGAGATTACCGTCACCCTGGAACACCAGCTTGCTGGCGCCCGCGCCGTACACCACGCCCTGTACCAGCTCGGAGCCAGGTGCCAGCAGCAGCGAGTCGATCGCGCCAGGCACCAACGGGATGGCCGGCGTGCCGTTCCACAGCGCCAGCGAGTCGACCAGCACGATATTGCCGTCGTCTTGCAGTACCAGGTGGGTACGGTTCCACTGGTCGTTGCTGGTGAAGGTGCTGTTGTCAGTCAGCCACACCCGGCGTCGCGAGTAGTCGTCGAGGAACGCGCCGTACTGAACGTAGAAGGCCAGCGGGGCCTTCTTGTTGCGCAAGGGGATAGTCGAGCTGAAAGGTTGCTGTTCATTGGCGCCCCAGACGGTGGCGCCGTTGTCCTGGATCACCAAATTGCCATCGCCCTGCAGCAGCAGCTTGAAGCGCTGATTGGGCGACAACAGGTACTGGCCCGCCGACAGGGTCTGGTAAGCGGGCAGCACCGAAGTGCCGACGCCGTTGAAAGGAATGCGGGTACGACCTGCCATGGTGTTTCTCCTACTGGATCGATTGAAGGGGAGCTGGACTCTGCGGCCCGTCCTGATCGCTCGTCGGCACGTTGTCGAGGCCCGTGGCCTTCATGTGGTTCAAGGTCGCGCAACGCGAGCACTTGATCTGGACCACCGCCGCCCCGCCGATGCGGGCCAGCAAGCGGTTGCATTTACCGCAGCGAAACTCGTTGAACATTCGCTTTTCTTCCTTGTTGCCACGTTCATTCTTCGTCCTGGCGTACAGCCGCGGGCTGTTCGTCCAACCCCAGCCGCCGAGCGGCCCAGCGCTCGTAAAGGCCGATGGCCACGTCGGCGCCGGCCATGGCGGTAAGGCAGCCAAAAGCGCTGGCACTCCAGATCGACATGCCGCTGGCGTACAGCAGCATGACCGTCGACACCCCGCAGACCATGCAGGCCCCCGAGCGCAGCGCCAGCCGCCTGAGCAGCCCCCAGCCGCGGGCGCCGGCCTTGTCGGCGCGCCACATCTCGCCGGAAAGTCCGCCCAGCAATGCCAGGAGGATCACCAGCCAGAGCGGCATCTCCAGCAACGTCTGTTGCTCGTTCGTCACGTTCCTGTCTCCTGTGTGTTTGCCCGCCGGCGACAGGCCGGCGGATCGTGATTGGCTTGACTCGGCATTCCAAAAAGCCCGCTATGCAGGCTTTTCAGTAATGCGCGGTGTAACCGTCGGCCACGACTGGTGACGCCGTACGGTTGCGCTTCAAATTGGTGACTCCGACCGCGGCCGCCTGCCCGCCGGATAACTGATCGTGGTGCTTTACGCTGCACACCCGGGCCAGTTGCCAACCCTCTGAACAGTCGAGGCCTGTTCATCGCTGCCTGTATCTCAACCGGTTTGCGTCCGGCTTGGGATACATATTATGCACTCATGCATATGCAGTCAATGCACAAACTCAAATTTTTATGCATCAGCTTTTGCTCCTATGCATGGAGGCCTGATCCGACGTGGATGTAGGGGGGTTCTGAGGACGAAAAAAAACCCGCCGAGGCGGGTTTCTATCGAGGCGCGGGGATCAACGGGCGTACATGCCCCACCAGAAAACGTGACCGAGGAGGCTGATCTGTTCTTCCTGCATCTGCTGGAAGCTGTAGTCCTCGTCGGGGTGCTCATCGCGGTTGAAGCTGCGCAGGCGGATGCCGGTGGGCAGACGGTACACTTGTTTCACCCGCAGCTGGCCATTGTGGTTGATGGCATAAAGGTCACCGTCGATGATGTCGCCGATGGTGCTTTTACCGGTATTGACCCCGACCGTGGCGCCATCGCGCAGCACCGGCAGCATGCTGTTGCCACGTACCGTCACGCACTTGGCGTTGTCGAACTGCACGCCATTGTGGCGCAGGCTGCGTTTGCCGAAGCGCAAGCGAGCGTTCTCGCTTTCCTCGATGACGAATCTTCCTGATCCTGCTGCCAACTCGACCTCACGAAGAAAAGGAACGGAGACCTCGTCATCCTCGACGGGGGTTTCATCGTCCCACAGGCTGATATCGCTCAGGGCCGCGTGGCCCTGGGCGAGCGGGACCGCGTCACGGGATTCGCCGAGTTCGACACGGCCGCGCAACTGGTCGGTGCTCACGCCGAAGTACTCGGCGATCTTCGAGACGTGCTTGTCCGAAGGATCGACGATCTTCTCGCTGAGGATCCGCGACAGGGTGGATTGAGGCACGCCCGTGCGCCGATGCAGCTCTGTAGGGGACAGGCCGTGGCGGGCGAGCAGTTCTCTGAGTACGGAGGCTACGTTGCGTTTTTGCATAATGCGCATAATGCAACCGTGGAAGCGAAAATGCAATGGGCCCTGCAACAGGCAACCTGCGCAGATTTACCCCACCCCATCCGACCTGCGTCGACCGGAAAAAGCCTGTACCATTAGCGGTTTCGAAATTTGCCACCAGACCACCCGCTGTAAGGCCCTGAATGTCTGATCTCTCCGCACACACCCCGATGATGCAGCAGTACTGGAAGCTGAAAAACCAGCACCCGGACCAGCTGATGTTCTACCGCATGGGCGATTTCTACGAGATCTTCTACGAAGATGCGAAGAAAGCCGCGAAACTGCTGGATATCACCCTGACCGCCCGCGGGCAGTCGGCGGGCCAGTCGATTCCCATGTGCGGGATTCCGTTCCACTCGCTGGAAGGCTACCTGGCCAAGCTGGTCAAGCTCGGCGAATCGGTGGTGATCTGCGAGCAGATCGGCGACCCGGCCACCAGCAAGGGCCCGGTGGAGCGCCAGGTGGTGCGCATCATCACCCCGGGCACGATCAGCGACGAGGCCTTGCTCGACGAGCGCCGCGACAACCTGATCGCCGCCCTGCTGGGTGACGAGCGCCTGTTCGGCCTGGCGGTGCTGGACATCACCAGCGGCAACTTCACCGTGCAGGAGATCAAGGGCTGGGAGAACCTGCTGGCCGAACTCGAGCGTATCAACCCGGTGGAACTGCTGATCCCCGACGACTGGCCGCAGGGCTTGCCGGCCGAGAAGCGCCCCGGCGCCCGCCGCCGCGCACCGTGGGACTTCGACCGCGACACGGCGCGTAAAAGCCTCTGCCAGCAGTTCGCCACCCAGGACCTCAAGGGCTTTGGCTGCGACAAGCTGACCCTGGCCATCGGCGCCGCCGGCTGCCTGCTGGCCTACGCCAAGGAAACCCAGCGCACCGCCCTGCCCCACTTGCGCAGCCTGCGCCACGAGCGCATGGACGACACGGTCATCCTCGATGCCGCCAGCCGCCGCAACCTGGAGCTGGACATCAACCTGGCCGGTGGCCGTGACAACACCCTGCAATCGGTCATCGACCGTTGCCAGACCGCCATGGCCAGCCGACTGCTGACCCGCTGGCTGAACCGTCCGCTGCGCGACCTGAAGGTGCTAAAGGCCCGTCAGGATTCGATCCGCTGCCTGCTCGACGGCTACCGTTTCGAGAAGCTGCAGCCGCAGCTCAAGGAAATCGGCGACATCGAGCGGATCCTCGCGCGGATCGGCCTGCGCAACGCCCGTCCCCGTGACCTGGCACGCCTGCGCGATGCCCTCGGCGCCCTGCCGGAGCTGCAGAACGCCATGGCCGAGCTGGAAGCGCCGCACCTGGCGCGCCTGGCCGCGATCACCGGCACCTACCCGGAGCTGGCCGGCCTGCTGGAGCGGGCGATCATCGACAACCCGCCGGCGGTGATCCGTGACGGTGGCGTGCTCAAGACCGGCTACGACAGCGAGCTGGACGAGCTGCTGGCGATCAGCGAGAACGCCGGCCAGTTCCTGATCGACCTGGAAGCCCGCGAGAAGGCCCGCACGGGCCTGGCCAACCTCAAGGTCGGCTACAACCGCGTGCACGGCTACTTCATCGAGCTGCCGACCAAGCAGGCCGAGCAGGCGCCGGTCGATTACATCCGCCGGCAGACGCTCAAGGGCGCCGAACGCTTCATCACCCCCGAGCTCAAGGCGTTCGAGGACAAGGCGTTGTCAGCCAAGAGCCGCGCCCTGGCCCGCGAGAAGATGCTCTACGACGCCCTGCTCGAAACCCTGATCGAGCACCTGGCGCCGTTGCAGGACAGCGCCGCCGCGCTGGCCGAACTGGATGTGCTGAGCAACCTGGCCGAGCGCGCCCTGAACCTGGACCTGAACTGCCCAAGCTTCGTCGACGAGCCGTGCCTGCGCATCGAGCAGGGTCGTCACCCGGTGGTCGAGCAGGTACTGACCACGCCGTTCGTGGCCAACGACCTCGGGCTGGACAACAGCACCCGTATGCTGATCATCACCGGCCCGAACATGGGCGGTAAGTCCACCTACATGCGCCAGACCGCCCTGATCGTGCTGATGGCCCATATCGGCAGCTTCGTCCCGGCCGCCGCCTGCGAACTGTCGCCGGTCGACCGCATTTTCACCCGTATCGGCTCCAGCGACGACCTTGCCGGCGGGCGTTCGACCTTCATGGTCGAGATGAGCGAGACTGCCAACATCCTGCACAATGCCACCGACCGCAGCCTGGTGCTGATGGACGAGGTCGGCCGCGGCACCAGCACCTTCGATGGCCTGTCGCTGGCCTGGGCCGCCGCCGAGCGCCTGGCCCAGCTGCGCGCCTACACGCTGTTTGCCACCCACTACTTCGAACTCACCGTGTTGCCGGACAGCGAACCACTGGTGGCCAACGTGCACCTGAACGCCACCGAACACAACGAACGCATCGTGTTCCTGCACCACGTCCTGCCGGGGCCGGCGAGCCAGAGCTACGGCCTGGCCGTGGCACAACTGGCGGGCGTGCCGGCGGCGGTGATCCAGCGCGCCCGCGAGCATCTGGGCCGGCTGGAGACTGCCAGCCTGCCCCACGAGGCGCCAGTCATGCCGGCCCGCGACAACATGCCTCACGTGCCGCACCAGAGCGACCTGTTCGCCAGCCTGCCACACCCGGCCATCGAGAAGCTGGGCAAGCTGGACCTGGACGACATGACGCCGCGCCAAGCTATCGAAATGCTATATCAACTGAAAAACCTGTTATAACGGCCCACCGCGCAAGCTGGTAGAATCCGGCGCGGTTTGCGAGCACTGCAGGTTATTAGCCTGGCCTGCAGCCAGCACCGTGAACCGCGCTGCCCTGGTAAGGAAGGGCAAGCTGCCGTCGCCTGAGGAGAGAATTAGAAATGACCTTCGTCGTCACCGACAACTGCATCAAATGCAAGTACACCGACTGCGTGGAAGTCTGTCCGGTGGACTGCTTCTACGAAGGCCCGAACTTCCTGGTGATTCACCCGGACGAGTGCATTGACTGTGCGCTGTGCGAGCCGGAGTGCCCGGCTCAGGCGATTTTCTCGGAAGACGAAGTGCCGTCCGGCATGGAGAACTTCATCGAGCTGAACGCCGAGCTGGCGGAGATCTGGCCGAACATCACCGAGAAGAAAGACGCCCTGCCGGACGCCGAAGCGTGGGACGGCAAGACTGGCAAGATTGCCGATCTGGAGCGCTGATCGCGTTCAGTTGCGAAAAAGGCCCGAAAGGGCCTTTTTTCATTTCCGACAGGCAAAAAAAAGGGGCGGTTTGACCCGCCCACATTTTTTTCCGTAGTCCCTGTATGTCCCAATCATCATCCACTGATGAATCGCGTCCCGCGATGTCCCTGGCCGTCATCCTTGAAGGCCTGTGTCTGTCCCTTGACACAGTTCGAATACTAGCGATTCCCCGGTACGGAACAAGCGACGAATATCTCAGGATGATTCAGACGACACATCTTTTGATATTTATAAAACCTATATATTTCATATAGTTAGAAAAAGTACGCCACTGGAAACGACATTGATTTACTGATCCCTACAGCGATCGCTTACATGACGAGTAAGCGAATGCTTACACGCGATGCTACGAGGGTGGAGAAATAAATACTTCGCAGGTGACAGGCTATGGGGTTGTGAGTAAGGCCCCTCAATGATGTCAGGTCAGTCAACCAGATTGGCGCCTGCGCAAAAAACGCAAACGCCCCGAACAAGTCGGGGCGTTTGCCTGGCGCACGTCAGTGACTACTGGAACAGCGACTCGCTGGACAGGCCATTCTTCTCGAGGATCTCGCGCAGGCGCTTGAGGCCTTCAACCTGAATCTGCCGGACGCGCTCGCGGGTCAGGCCGATCTCCAGGCCGACATCCTCGAGGGTGCTGCTTTCATGCCCACGCAGGCCGAAACGCCGCACCACCACCTCGCGCTGCTTGTCGGTCAGCTCGCCCAGCCATTGGTCGATGCTCTGCGACAGGTCGTCGTCCTGCAGCAGTTCGCACGGATCGGTGGGGCGATCATCGGTAAGCGTGTCGAGCAGCGTCTTGTCGGAGTCAGGCCCGAGCGAGACATCCACCGACGACACCCGCTCGTTCAGGCCAAGCATGCGCTTGACCTCGGCCACCGGCTTCTCCAGCAGACTGGCGATTTCTTCCGGCGACGGCTCGTGGTCGAGCTTTTGCGTCAGCTCACGGGCAGCGCGCAGGTAGACGTTGAGCTCCTTGACCACGTGGATGGGCAGGCGAATGGTGCGGGTCTGGTTCATGATCGCCCGCTCGATGGTCTGGCGGATCCACCAAGTCGCGTAGGTCGAGAAACGGAAGCCCCGCTCGGGGTCGAATTTCTCCACCGCACGGATCAGGCCCAGGTTGCCTTCCTCGATCAGGTCGAGCAACGACAGGCCGCGATTGACGTAACGGCGGGCGATCTTGACCACCAGGCGCAGGTTGCTTTCGATCATGCGCTTGCGACCGGCCGGGTCGCCTTTTTGCGACAGGCGCGCGAAATGCACTTCTTCCTCTGGCGAAAGCAGGGGCGAGAAGCCGATTTCATTGAGATACAGTTGAGTGGCATCAAGTGCGCGACTGTAGTCGATGTACTTGTGCTGCTTGAGCGACGCGCCCTGTTTCGACTTGGTCCGAACCGAAGGTACAGCAGGTTCGTCTGACACCACATCCGTTTCCAAAACGATGCCTGTCTCCATCAGAAGCAGGTCATCGTCGATGTCAAACTCCGGCACTTCTTTGCTGAGAGCCATTGTTATAGTCCTTTGCTGAGTTCGAACTCAGACTCGAGCGTCACCCTTCCATGGCAGCGCTGGAGCCTGTCCCCTCTACATCCAAGGAACAGGCTGGGACATTGATCAACGGCGTGGCAGGAACTGGAGAGGATCGACGGGTTTGCCCTGGCGGCGAATCTCGAAATGCAGCTTCACCCGATCAGTGCCCGTGGACCCCATTTCTGCGATCGTCTGCCCTGCCTTGACCTGCTGCCCCTCCCGAACCAAAAGCCTGCGGTTGTGACCGTAGGCACTGACGTAGGTATCGCTGTGTTTGATGATGATGAGCTCGCCATAGCCCCTCAAGCCACTGCCGGCGTAGACCACCGCTCCATCAGACGCAGCAAAAACAGGCTGTCCCAAATCACCGGCGATATCAATGCCTTTATTCAAACTACCGTTTGAAGCAAATTTACCAATCAGCACGCCGTTCGCCGGCCACGTCCAACCGCCCACGGCGCGCTCTGCGGCGGGCACCTGGGCAACCGTTTGCGAGGTGGTGGAAGAGGCAGTAGTGGCACTTTTGCCATTACCGGTCGCCGGTACGGTGGTCGCGACCGGTCGGCGGATGACGGTGGTCTTGCTCGACGAAGAAGGGCTGCTGACAACCGTGGTGCTCCCCCCCACGCCGCTACTGAAACGAATCGGCTGACCCGGGCGAATGGTGTAGGGGGCGGGAATGTTGTTGCGCGCCGCCAGCTCCTTGTAGTCCCAGCCATAGCGGAAGGCGATGGAGAACAGCGTATCCCCAGGCTTGACGATGTACTGCCCCGAGGTGACTGTCGGGCGCTTGGGCGCGGTGTTGTTGCGATCGACCACGCGGGCGCCGTTGGAGCTGGTGCTGGAACAGCCAGCCAACAGGGTACCCATGGCCAGCGCAATCACCAGAAGCTTCAATACCGACCGTTCCTTGCGCTGCCGCATGCCTGTGTGACCCACCCGCGCTCCCCTCATGCTGTCAAATAATGACGATACAAAATGCAATATTGTTTCAATTATAACCGAGCCACCCTGCCAGGGGTGACTCGCAATTGGCCTGATCGGTGTACGAATATCGCCACGCCAGATAGACAGGGGCCCGACGCAAGAATTCGTCGCCGACGCAAATATTCCGTTGCGCCACTCAGGCCAGCGGGCCGTTGAGCAGGGGCACGAAGCGCACGGCCCCGAGCACCCGGCGCGAGAAACCATGTTCTTCACGCACGATCAGCATCAGTTGCTGGGTTTCCCCCGCCGGACCGACCGGGATCACCATGCGCCCGCCCGGTGCCAGCTGGTCGAGCAGTGCCTGGGGCACCTCGGGCGCAACCGCGGTGACGATGATGCCGTTGTACGGCGCCAGCGCCGGCCAACCTTCGCAGCCGTCGCCCCAGCGGAACACCACGTTGCGCAGGTTGAGCTCGACCAGACGCTCCTTGGCCCGATCCTGCAGGACCTTGATCCGCTCAACCGAAAACACCCGTTCCACCAGTTGGGCCAGGATCGCCGTCTGGTAGCCCGAACCGGTGCCAATCTCCAGCACCTTGTCCAGGGGCCCGGCTTCCAGCAACAGCTCGCTCATGTGCGCGACCATGAACGGCTGGGAGATCGTCTGGTTATGGCCGATCGGCAGCGCCGTGTCCTCGTAGGCCCGATGGGCCAGGGCTTCATCGACGAACAGGTGGCGCGGAGTGCGGCGAATGGCCTCGAGCACCTTGGCGTTCGACACGCCTTCTTCGTAGAGGCGCTGGATCAGCCGCTCCCGGGTACGCTGGGAAGTCATGCCGATGCCGCGACGCTGCAGATCGTCCTGTTCGCGCATCAGAGCACGCCCTCCAGCCAGCCGTCGAGGCGCTCGAAGGCATCGTTGAAGGTGCGATCCAGCTGCAACGGCGTGATCGACACGTAGCCTTGCATCACTGCATGGAAATCGGTACCCGGCCCGCCGTCCTCGGCATCGCCGGCCACGGCGATCCAGTAGCCTTCCTTGCCCCGCGGGTTGACCACCTTGGTCGGCGCCGCGGCACGCGCCCGATGTCCCAGGCGGGTGAGCTGGATGCCACGGATGTGCTCCAGCGGCAGGTTGGGGATATTGACGTTGAGCACGGTGCGCGGTGGCAGCTCCAGGCGCGACTGCGCCTCGACCAGGCGCCGGGCGATATAGGCGGCAGTCGGCAGGTTGTCGGGCAGGCGCGACAGGAGCGAAAAGGCCAGCGAGGTACCGCCGAGGAAACGCCCTTCCAGGGCGGCGGCGACCGTGCCGGAATACAGCACGTCGTCACCCAGGTTGGCGCCCAGGTTGATGCCGGACACCACCATGTCGGGGGTTTCCGGCAGCAGGCCGTTGAGCCCCAGATGCACGCAGTCAGTGGGCGTGCCGTTGAGGCTGATGAAACCGTTGGCCAGGGTCTGCGGGTGCAGCGGCCGATCAAGCGTCAGCGAACTGCCGGCGCCGCTCTTGTCTTGATCCGGGGCAATCACCACGCACTCGGCGTAATCCGCCAGCGCTTCATGCAGCGCGGCGATGCCGGGTGCGGTAACACCGTCGTCATTCGAAATCAGAATACGCATGGGCTGTCCGTCTGCCCTGCCGGCACCAGATCGACGAGTTCGCGCACCACCACGGTGGCGAAGCATCCGGCCGGAAGGACGAATTCCAGTTGCAGGATATCAGGCTCGGGATAATGCCACGACAGACGCCCAATAGGGAGCCGCAGGATGCGCCGTTCGTGATCCATGCCCGCTCGCGCCAGCCATTGGCACAACGCAGGATGACGCGCGGCGACTTCGCTCTCGAGCACCTGGGTCGCGCCGGCACAAGGCGATTGCCCTTCGCCCCACAGCGGGCCGGTGGGATGCAAGTCAAGAATGGCCAGGCGCGGATCGCTGCACTCGCCCTCTCCTGCCGGGAAGAAACTGCGACTGTCGGTGAACGCGAGCAGGTCGCCGACCTGGGCACGCTGCCAGGTGCCATCGGCCACCCGGGCGGCCAGCACCTGGTTGAACAGGTAGCTGCGCCCGGCCGACAACAGCCGCGAGCGCACGTTGCGCTGCTCGGGCAATGCCTGGCGTGCAGCCCAGTCCTGGGCATCATGCACGTTGCCGCCGGCATGACCGAAACGCTGGCTGCCGAAGTAATTAGGCACACCCTGCTGCTTGAGTTGCTCCAGGCGGGCATCGAGGGCCGGGCGGTCGGCCTGCAGCGCGGTCAGGCGCAAGGTGAAACCATTGGCCGAATGCGCCCCACGCTGCAGCTTGCGCTGATGGCGCACCTGCTTGAGCACCCGCAGGGTGTCGTCCTCGGCGCGGGACAGGTCGGGGTCGGCCTTGCCCGGCAGGTGCAGGCTGAACCACTGGCGTGTCAAGG
This window of the Pseudomonas mosselii genome carries:
- a CDS encoding GPW/gp25 family protein; amino-acid sequence: MIGMDRRTGQPLSGVAHLRQSIEDILTTPLGSRRMRPEYGSQLRRYVDLPVNEGWKSAVQAEVARALGRWEPRLKLERVKVVAVLDGQVSLALSGRYLGDDALVEVTV
- a CDS encoding phage baseplate assembly protein V, with translation MSYASAMHDRMLASLVIPCRVVAVDLAAARVRVSDGGGWTSAWVRWHAQAAGKARHWRAPSLDEQGVLISPSGEPALGTFVAGLYGNAGTAPDNRDHVEVWRFDDGGSLAYDWQAKRYDIQLPSGQATVKVGASTLVVSDNAITLDAASITLTGKVAINGPLTVSGDINGGGRIIDTAGNTANHKH
- a CDS encoding putidacin L1 family lectin-like bacteriocin, whose translation is MAGRTRIPFNGVGTSVLPAYQTLSAGQYLLSPNQRFKLLLQGDGNLVIQDNGATVWGANEQQPFSSTIPLRNKKAPLAFYVQYGAFLDDYSRRRVWLTDNSTFTSNDQWNRTHLVLQDDGNIVLVDSLALWNGTPAIPLVPGAIDSLLLAPGSELVQGVVYGAGASKLVFQGDGNLVAYGPNGAATWNAGTQGKGAVRAVFQGDGNLVVYGAGNAVLWHSHTGGHASAVLRLQANGSIAILDEKPVWARFGFQPTYRHIRKINPDQKPIDIWTWHF
- a CDS encoding zinc finger domain-containing protein, which translates into the protein MFNEFRCGKCNRLLARIGGAAVVQIKCSRCATLNHMKATGLDNVPTSDQDGPQSPAPLQSIQ
- a CDS encoding phage holin family protein, which gives rise to MTNEQQTLLEMPLWLVILLALLGGLSGEMWRADKAGARGWGLLRRLALRSGACMVCGVSTVMLLYASGMSIWSASAFGCLTAMAGADVAIGLYERWAARRLGLDEQPAAVRQDEE
- a CDS encoding LexA family transcriptional regulator, translating into MRIMQKRNVASVLRELLARHGLSPTELHRRTGVPQSTLSRILSEKIVDPSDKHVSKIAEYFGVSTDQLRGRVELGESRDAVPLAQGHAALSDISLWDDETPVEDDEVSVPFLREVELAAGSGRFVIEESENARLRFGKRSLRHNGVQFDNAKCVTVRGNSMLPVLRDGATVGVNTGKSTIGDIIDGDLYAINHNGQLRVKQVYRLPTGIRLRSFNRDEHPDEDYSFQQMQEEQISLLGHVFWWGMYAR
- the mutS gene encoding DNA mismatch repair protein MutS, with product MSDLSAHTPMMQQYWKLKNQHPDQLMFYRMGDFYEIFYEDAKKAAKLLDITLTARGQSAGQSIPMCGIPFHSLEGYLAKLVKLGESVVICEQIGDPATSKGPVERQVVRIITPGTISDEALLDERRDNLIAALLGDERLFGLAVLDITSGNFTVQEIKGWENLLAELERINPVELLIPDDWPQGLPAEKRPGARRRAPWDFDRDTARKSLCQQFATQDLKGFGCDKLTLAIGAAGCLLAYAKETQRTALPHLRSLRHERMDDTVILDAASRRNLELDINLAGGRDNTLQSVIDRCQTAMASRLLTRWLNRPLRDLKVLKARQDSIRCLLDGYRFEKLQPQLKEIGDIERILARIGLRNARPRDLARLRDALGALPELQNAMAELEAPHLARLAAITGTYPELAGLLERAIIDNPPAVIRDGGVLKTGYDSELDELLAISENAGQFLIDLEAREKARTGLANLKVGYNRVHGYFIELPTKQAEQAPVDYIRRQTLKGAERFITPELKAFEDKALSAKSRALAREKMLYDALLETLIEHLAPLQDSAAALAELDVLSNLAERALNLDLNCPSFVDEPCLRIEQGRHPVVEQVLTTPFVANDLGLDNSTRMLIITGPNMGGKSTYMRQTALIVLMAHIGSFVPAAACELSPVDRIFTRIGSSDDLAGGRSTFMVEMSETANILHNATDRSLVLMDEVGRGTSTFDGLSLAWAAAERLAQLRAYTLFATHYFELTVLPDSEPLVANVHLNATEHNERIVFLHHVLPGPASQSYGLAVAQLAGVPAAVIQRAREHLGRLETASLPHEAPVMPARDNMPHVPHQSDLFASLPHPAIEKLGKLDLDDMTPRQAIEMLYQLKNLL
- the fdxA gene encoding ferredoxin FdxA — encoded protein: MTFVVTDNCIKCKYTDCVEVCPVDCFYEGPNFLVIHPDECIDCALCEPECPAQAIFSEDEVPSGMENFIELNAELAEIWPNITEKKDALPDAEAWDGKTGKIADLER
- the rpoS gene encoding RNA polymerase sigma factor RpoS; translated protein: MALSKEVPEFDIDDDLLLMETGIVLETDVVSDEPAVPSVRTKSKQGASLKQHKYIDYSRALDATQLYLNEIGFSPLLSPEEEVHFARLSQKGDPAGRKRMIESNLRLVVKIARRYVNRGLSLLDLIEEGNLGLIRAVEKFDPERGFRFSTYATWWIRQTIERAIMNQTRTIRLPIHVVKELNVYLRAARELTQKLDHEPSPEEIASLLEKPVAEVKRMLGLNERVSSVDVSLGPDSDKTLLDTLTDDRPTDPCELLQDDDLSQSIDQWLGELTDKQREVVVRRFGLRGHESSTLEDVGLEIGLTRERVRQIQVEGLKRLREILEKNGLSSESLFQ